From Besnoitia besnoiti strain Bb-Ger1 chromosome X, whole genome shotgun sequence, one genomic window encodes:
- a CDS encoding hypothetical protein (encoded by transcript BESB_015800) produces MGRPTGRAVACRDRSVCRVSPPSSALSSVRAPRRSAPELPPLALISMRVSISDLSAAQSPPAGGDSPSTAAAGSPAADTRGADCGPRELAKSASLSVAAFQRDDEANRADSAQETAEPTPRSLGPTEHSDGDFSAAEALERDSSTEEARHASAWRGAPRQARVESSRSCGLDSRLALFRGDMRHRQGHTAEPETRAAAALVAVSSGLPSTAGDSEESATPRQLDADAVAPSRGDLAAGCCASPRRPPLLTLPPTPQTGLSAGEDACEGATTSRRSEEERRRMADLLSSTSAVMTQRLHVLKQSMETKEAMIDALLVRCREREDELESVNALLVPLMAENAELKAELETRKQDIEEKDMELSALRHALHACLRKPPVSHVPGADETRVVSGGGERQQSLQREWWGIEEETERARRNRACARERHRQRRVGGRRHRSFRMLGALPGIHLATPETVCLSADSRMSSLSSLGSQLTRSLSPRSGAASPGSAAASSAPSSRPSAYRAFLKLKQRRRQVRMQRRQRARTGLAGRSGAPHDACVDKSGSPCRVQKEGGSVESAAAPAEAEAERGAGRGCRQRTAHEAATPPEVSFSGGGPPECGREDKEKAGAQEGAAEGRQQTGRNEELRAREGEAESPPGGCLPAVEKSALTQKGEGNKRLHAAALVYPNAWWWSSALVAHNALA; encoded by the coding sequence ATGGGAAGGCCGACGGGTCGAGCCGTCGCGTGCAGAGACCGGTCTGTCTGCCGGGTTTCGCCACCATCCTCTGCGCTGTCGTCCGTCCgtgctccgcggcgcagcgccccagagctgcctcctctcgctttgATCTCGATGAGAGTCTCGATCTCCGACCTGTCCGCAGCCcagtcgccgccggccggcggTGACTCTCCCTCTACCGCCGCGGCTGGGTCACCTGCAGCTGATACGAGGGGCGCCGACTGCGGGCCTCGCGAACTGGCAAAATCAGCCTCACTGTCTGTCGCAGCTTTCcagcgagacgacgaggccaaCCGAGCAGACTCTGCTCAAGAGACGGCcgagccgacgccgcggtcgctcggTCCCACTGAGCACAGCGATGGGGacttctccgccgcagaagcgctGGAGCGCGACTCGAGCACTGAGGAGGCACGCCACGCGTCCGCGTGGCGTGGCGCCCcaaggcaggcgcgcgtggaATCGAGCCGAAGCTGCGGGCTGgactcgcgcctcgctctcttccgcggcgacaTGCGCCACCGGCAGGGACACACCGCTGAgccagagacacgcgccgccgccgccctcgtcgctgtcAGCAGCGGGCTGCCCTCCACCGCAGGGGACAGCGAGGAATCCGCCACGCCTCGCCAGCTCGACGCTGACGCGGTTGCGCCTTCTAGGGGCGATTTGGCggcaggctgctgcgcctcgcctcggcgcccgccgttGCTGACGCTTCCACCGACGCCCCAGACAGGCCTCTCGGCCGGTGAGgacgcctgcgagggcgcgacgacgagccggaggagcgaggaggagcgcaggCGCATGGCTGATCTGCTGTCCTCCACGAGCGCGGTCATGACGCAGCGTCTGCACGTTTTGAAGCAGAGCAtggagacgaaggaagcgATGATTGACGCACTCCTCGTCCGCTGTCgagagcgcgaagacgagctGGAGAGCGTCAACGCGCTGCTCGTGCCGCTGATGGCTGAAAACGCCGAGTTGAAAGCAGAGCTCGAGACGCGGAAGCAAGACATCGAAGAGAAGGACATGGAGCTCTCAGCCCTGCGCCACGCCTTGCACGCGTGCCTTCGAAAACCGCCGGTCAGCCACGTCCctggcgcagacgagacgcgcgtggtttctggcggcggagaacgCCAACAgagcctgcagcgcgaaTGGTGGGGGATTGAAGAGGAGACCgagagagcgcgacgaaACAGGGCatgcgccagagagagacacagacagcGGAGGGTCGGGGGTCGGCGCCACCGCTCTTTCCGGATGCTCGGGGCGCTGCCAGGCATCCACCTCGCGACGCCAGAGACCGTCTGCTTATCGGCTGACAGCAGAATGTCTTCCCTTTCCTCCTTGGGCAGTCAGTTGACTCGCTCTCTGAGTCCTCGCTCCggagctgcgtcgccgggaagcgccgctgcttcctctgcgccgtcgtcgaggccGTCTGCGTATAGGGCTTTCCTCAAATTGAAACAAAGGAGGCGGCAGGTGCGGAtgcagagacgacagagagcgaggactGGGCTCGCCGGACGCAGTGGCGCGCCACACGATGCGTGCGTCGACAAGAGCGGGAGTCCTTGCCGCGTCCAGAAGGAAGGCGGTTCTgtggagagcgccgccgcgcccgcagaggcagaggctgagcgaggcgcgggacgCGGCTGTCGCCAGCGAACAGCccacgaggcagcgacgccgccggaggtctccttctctggcggcggccCTCCAGAATGTGGGCGAGAGGACAAGGAGAAGGCTGGAgcgcaggaaggcgcggcggaaggacgACAGCAGACAGGGCGCAACGAAGAGCTGCGTGCACgtgagggagaggcagagtCCCCTCCCGGAGGCTGCCTACCGGCTGTCGAAAAATCGGCACTCACGCAGAAGGGAGAAGGGAACAAACGGCTCCATGCCGCGGCGCTTGTTTACCCCAACGCATGGTGGTGGTCGTCTGCGCTGGTGGCGCACAACGCCTTAGCGTGA
- a CDS encoding hypothetical protein (encoded by transcript BESB_015790), protein MRLSTTKSPAAGRTSSSSGWCRQAPEGEGFRKSTVRANVSLVVSSSSEAVAGLGQTTQRAPRQRKGLLRPRKQSLPEAAGSTPVILGAKPKKSIVPDRGPPPRENATWKKNDRSQSAIGGQRAANADTHQAAEDASCIDAKRGFHGVGSNSRRDNGRAQASSSLSRGRCGSPSSTAETYSGAPRKPPRSQAETCKLEDAKLADGIQPEAALDECCHDEDSTADWMDVISQAAAAGSTCLPHTSPSFFNDSAYRSIFSSIPLKPALVDMIEDSVQLLEQVMSRISSCPKTKEACEASGLRPKDFMIPAFEDSLLTRDRRRLHRRYLERIRESGKNLMRVLALREERLRADHESQMSAAQAELEKASPQQEGVNSADQLKTQQRPGSSREDRALPGLSTHLFTQTQDTHAINKQRHLQEKQKQVNSQSPLLGTDCTAETFGVNGGSPPTAKSLQQQVGNEQ, encoded by the exons ATGCGGCTTTCTACAACAAAGTCACCTGCAGCCGGCAGAACTTCTAGCTCGTCTGGCTGGTGCCGACAGGCCCCCGAGGGGGAGGGATTTCGAAAATCGACAGTGCGCGCCAACGTATCTCTCGTGGTCAGTTCGTCGTCAGAGGCGGTGGCTGGTTTAGGGCAGACGACCCAGAgggcgcctcggcagcgGAAAGGGCTCCTTCGTCCGCGCAAGCAGAGTCTCCCTGAAGCTGCGGGAAGCACCCCCGTCATCTTGGGAGCTAAGCCAAAAAAGAGCATCGTTCCAGACAGAGGCCCGCCCCCCCGAGAGAATGCGACGTGGAAGAAAAACGACCGATCCCAGTCAGCGAtcggcgggcagcgcgcTGCGAATGCGGACACACAT caagcggcggaagacgcaagCTGCATCGATGCTAAGCGCGGGTTCCATGGCGTTGGCAGCAACTCGAGGCGGGACAACGGCCGCGCACAGGCATCGTCTTCGCTTTCACGAGGGCGCTGTGGCAGTCCCTCCAGCACGGCGGAAACCTACTCAGGAGCGCCCCGGAAACCTCCGCGGAGCCAGGCGGAGACTTGCAAATTAGAGGATGCCAAACTCGCAGACGGGATCCagccggaggccgcgctcgATGAATGCTGTCACGACGAGGATTCAACTGCAGACTGGATGGATGTCATCAGTcaagcggccgctgctggctCAACGTGCCTCCCTCACACGTCGCCATCGTTTTTCAACGACAGCGCATACCGAAGCATATTCTCCAGCATTCCACTGAAGCCTGCCCTCGTGGATATGATTGAGGACTCCGTGCAGCTCCTGGAGCAAGTGATGAGCCGCATTTCGAGCTGCCCAAAAACCAAGGAGGCGTGCGAGGCCAGTGGACTGCGGCCCAAAGACTTCATGATTCCAGC GTTCGAAGACAGCCTCTTAACGAGAGATCGCCGCAGGCTACACCGGCGCTACCTGGAGAGAATTCGTGAGAGCGGAAAGAATCTGATGCGTGTTTTAGCGCTTCGCGAGGAACGGCTGCGGGCTGACCACGAGAGCCAAATGTCTGCGGCGCAAGCAGAGCTTGAGAAGGCGTCGCCTCAGCAAGAGGGCGTCAACAGCGCGGATCAGctgaagacgcagcagcgccctGGGAGCAGCCGAGAGGACAGGGCCCTCCCAGGTCTCTCCACCCATCTCTTCACTCAGACGCAGGACACGCATGCCATCAACAAGCAGCGCCACCTCCAGGAAAAACAGAAGCAGGTAAACAGTCAGAGTCCGCTGCTGGGAACGGATTGCACCGCAGAAACGTTTGGTGTGAATggaggctcgccgccgacggcgaaatctctgcagcagcaagtCGGAAACGAACAATAA
- a CDS encoding hypothetical protein (encoded by transcript BESB_015780), with amino-acid sequence MAAPPYRRGAPAASPCLGGSRRGFRFSRGATPLVPRPLSFFRFSKCAVSLLLLFVSLLWPAENSPHDDASRSRAPGLRPPPPVARLAAASMAGRSESTTVDADDAQEGLEVRRASRSRRGEARGSPEDTSVEEGPTVSTAHVLRDGRNLRSLRRRVSQRSTPRESAKASHLVSSLVRHTPRGGDAAAAGAVGEGDASAAPRGASTDGGMNTATRTRLLAGGRRRGVEPLETAEKESANGRPRTPFADRNLGRAVRLKRDDGTAPREIEEYFRNAARRKVPKLFAQAVRMPGGSAFFKTASILLLTYLAWRFVVKNRLPTWVPGSGKAAKKKPDKIELASAWHGRQEGEGAGADEANAATKKDLKGASDPKEQLKTANRLKLFNARLDAVRETTSRKKTLLELQRESRMLKHEISELYPTLQRLRAANMVLERELAAGALTGPGVLTGGASGGLASSRFAGAGGAPGARMDRAELEALVASILDPTEMPVLPASAYYGTGGTRPGFPGGAPGAASTVQGGFPTGWPRSGSERVPSAP; translated from the coding sequence atggcggcgccgccctacCGTCGTGGAGCCCCAGCCGCGTCTCCTTGTCtcggaggcagccgccgggGTTTTCGCTTCAGCCGCGGGGCGACTCCGCTCGTGCCCCGCCCTTTGAGTTTTTTCAGGTTCTCCAAGTGTGccgtctcgcttcttctgctctttgtctctctcctgtGGCCTGCTGAAAACTCGCCGCACGATGACGccagtcgctcgcgcgcgcctgggctgcgtccgccgccgccggtcgcccgcctggctgccgcgtcgATGGCGGGGCGCAGCGAATCCACAACAgtcgacgccgacgacgcgcaggaagGGCTCGAGGTGCGCCGGGCGAgtcgctctcggcgcggcgaggcccgtGGGAGCCCGGAGGACACGTCGGTCGAGGAAGGCCCGACCGTGTCGACGGCACACGTcctgcgcgacggccgcaaCCTGCGgtccctgcgccgccgcgtgtccCAGCGCAGCACGCCGAGGGAATCCGCAAAAGCCAGCCATTTGgtctcctccctcgtccGCCACACGCCccggggcggcgacgccgccgccgcaggcgcggtgggggagggggacgCCTCAGCGGCACCGAGGGGGGCCTCCACCGACGGCGGCATGAACACGGCGACTCGCACGCGGCTTCTGGCgggaggcagaaggcgggGCGTCGAGCCTCTCGAGACCGCCGAGAAAGAAAGCGCGAACGGCCGCCCCAGGACGCCGTTCGCCGACCGCAACCTGGGCAGAGCCGTGAGGCTGAAGCGGGACGACGGCACAGCGCCGAGGGAAATCGAGGAATACTTCCGCAACGCGGCTCGCCGGAAAGTCCCCAAGCTGTTTGCCCAAGCCGTGCGGATGCCGGGGGGGTCGGCCTTCTTCAAGACTGCGTCTATCCTGCTGCTCACGTATCTCGCGTGGAGATTCGTGGTGAAAAATCGGTTGCCCACCTGGGTCCCGGGAAGCGGTAAAGCGGCCAAGAAGAAGCCAGACAAAATAGAGCTCGCCTCGGCATGGCATGGCAGGCaagagggggagggcgctggcgcggacgaggcgaacgccgcgacGAAAAAAGACCTGAAAGGCGCGTCAGACCCCAAAGAACAATTGAAGACGGCCAACAGACTGAAGCTCTTCaacgcgcgcctcgacgccgttCGAGAAACGACGAGCAGAAAGAAGACGCTCCTCGAAttgcagagagagagtcgGATGCTGAAGCACGAAATCAGCGAGCTGTACCCCACTCTGCAGAGACTCCGCGCGGCGAACATGGTGCTGGAACGCGAACTGGCTGCCGGCGCATTGACGGGACCCGGAGTACTGacaggcggcgcgtcggggggcctcgcctcctcgaggtttgcgggcgcgggcggcgctccAGGAGCCCGCATGGAtcgcgcggagctcgaggccCTCGTGGCGTCCATCTTGGATCCCACAGAGATGCCCGTCCTCCCCGCCAGCGCCTACTACGGCACCGGCGGCACGCGCCCTGGGTTCCCTGggggcgcgccaggcgccgcgtccacCGTGCAGGGCGGGTTCCCGACTGGCTGGCCCCGGAGCGGCTCAGAGCGCGTGCCGTCGGCGCCGTAG